DNA sequence from the Caldisalinibacter kiritimatiensis genome:
TTTTTCTATAGAATTTTTAACTGGATTTCTTTTAGATAAAATGATAGGTATATGTCCATGGGATTATAAACGTTCTTCTAAACTAACTTTATATGGATATATTAGACTTGACTACTTCCCTGCATGGTTTATAGTAGGACTACTTTTTGAAAAGTATCATGATTTTCTAATACAAAAGGCACAGAACCTATTTCGCTAAACTCTGTGCCTTAATCAGTCAACCAAAATGCATCTAAAATATGGTTAATTTTATACTGTGAGCTACCACAAAGATATACCTCAATAATATCAAAACGATACTGATAATTCTTTAAGTTCATCTTTTTTATATATGCATAAGCAGTTTTTATAATCTTTTGCTGCTTTTTATTATTAACAGCCTCATAAGGATAACCATAGTTAGCATTCTTTCTTGCTTTAACTTCTATAAACA
Encoded proteins:
- a CDS encoding YraN family protein — its product is MKKLANNRAMGSFGERQAIKYLKNNGYILLAKNFNTYFGEIDIIAKQNDVIVFIEVKARKNANYGYPYEAVNNKKQQKIIKTAYAYIKKMNLKNYQYRFDIIEVYLCGSSQYKINHILDAFWLTD